The DNA region ACCCGTCCCGGCAGAACACCGCCCTCACCGACATCAGCCGCACCAGCGAGGTGAAGGGCCAGATGGCCGACGCCGTCGGCGCGGTGTTCTCGTACAACTACGCCTCGCCCGGCAAGTCCGAACAGGCGGCCCGGACCCATCTGGTCGGCAAGGCGGTGCAGCAGCACAAGGACATGCTCGCCCAGGTCCGGGCCCAGGGGCAGAAGCAGAAGCTCCTGCTGACCACGACCGTCACCGACAGCGGTGTGGAACTCCTCGACGGCGACCGGGCCCGGCTGCTGATCTTCGCCGACCAGAGCAACACCCGTACCGGCAAGTCGGACGAGACGACCTACGCGGCGGCCATGTTCGCCGTGGACGCCGTTCGCCGCGGCGGCACCTGGCGGATCTCCGCCATCGATACGTTCACCCGGTGACCCGGGGGAGAGGGGAGCACGCATGAGGTTCAACGGCACGATGCGCCGCGGACTCAGCGGCACGGCGGTCGCGGTCGCCGCGATGGCCGCGCTCACCGCGTCCCAGGCGCCGGGACTCGTCGGTCACGAAACGACGCCGAAGGAGCGTCCGGAGGCCGACGAGGTCAAGTGGTCGCACGTACCCAACGACGACTCTTACCACACCGAACTGCCGCCGCTGCAGTCGCCGAAGCCGCCGAAGGCCGGCGCGAAGCAGAGCCCGGCCGCCGCCCGGTCGTGGTCCGAGGCGGGCATCCCGGCCACGGTGCTCGCCGCCTACCGCAAGGCGGAGAGCGCACTCGGGCGGACCGACCCCGGATGCCGGCTGCCGTGGCAGTTGCTCGCGGCGGTCGGCAAGGTCGAGTCCGGCCAGGCGGGCGGGGGACGGGTCGACTCCCACGGCACGACGCTCACCCCGATCCTCGGACCGGTCCTCAACGGCGCGGGATTCGCCAACATCCCGGACACCGACGGCGGCGCGTACGACGGCGACCGGACCTACGACCGGGCGGTCGGCCCGATGCAGTTCATCCCCTCGACCTGGGCCCACTGGGGCAAGGACGGAAACGGTGACGGCCGCCGCGATCCGAACAACATCTACGACGCCGCACTCGCCGCCGGGCACTACCTCTGTGCCGGAACGCGCGATCTGTCGGTGAAGGCCGATCTGGACCGGGCGATCCTCAGCTACAACCAGTCGGACACCTATCTGCGCACCGTGCTGTCCTGGCTGGAGTTCTACCGCAAGGGCATCCACCCGGTGGCCGACGGCAAGGGCACGGTTCCCAGGAGCCCCGGCGCGGGCGGACCGAACAAGCCGAAGCATCCGGTCGGCGGCCCCGGCGCCCCGGACGGCGGCATCATCGTGGGCCCGCAGCCCGGCGGTTCGCACCAGCCCTCCCCGTCGGCCACCCCGAAGCCCTCCGGATCGCCGACCGGATCCCCGGACCCCACCGGCTCCCCGGACCCCACCGACCCGGGCACCGGCTCTCCCGATCCGACCGACACCGGATCGGCCACCCCCGACCCCGGTACGAGCCCCGACCCCAGCACCTCCGAGCCGGGCCCCGGCTGCCCGACGGACTCGCCGTCACCGGACCCGACCGGGACGGCCGGAACCACCGAGTCCCCGGAACCCGACCCGACGACGAGCGAAGACCCGTGCGCCACTCCGTCGGGCTCAGCGTCCGCCGGCTGACAGCACCTCCGCCAGGTCGTACCGCACCACCTCTTCCAGCTGCGCGTAGGTGCAGCTGTCGGGGGTGCGGTCCGGCCGCCACCGGCGGAACTGGGCGGTGTGCCGGAAACGGTCGCCCTCCATGTGGTCGTACGCCACCTCGCAGACCCGCTCCGGGCGCAGCGCCACCCACGACTGGTCCTTCTTCCCGGACCAGCGACTCTGCGTCCCGGGCAGCCGGGCGTGCTCGTGCGCCTCGGCATCCGACCAGGCCGCCCACGGATGGCCGGCGAAATCGACGCGCAACGGCTCCAGCTCCGCGGCCAGCTCCGCGCGGCGCTTCATCGAGAAAGCCGCACAGACCCCGACGTGCTGCAGCACACCCCCGGAGTCGTACAGACCGAGCAGCAGCGAGCCGACGACCGGGCCGCTCTTGTGGAAGCGGTACCCCGCCACCACACAGTCGGCGGTCCGCTCATGCTTGATCTTGTACATCACCCGGGTGTCGGGGCGGTACGGCAGATCGAGCGGTTTGGCCACCACACCGTCGAGCCCCGCGCCCTCGTACCGCTCGAACCACTCCTGGGCGAGGGCCGGGTCCGTGGTCGCCGGGGCGAGGTGGACGGGGGCCGACGCGTCGGACAGGGCCGCCTCCAGCACGGCGCGGCGGTCGGACTGCCGGGTGGAGAGCAGCGAATCGTCCCCCACCGCCAGGATGTCGAAGACGATCAGACTGGCCGGGGTCTGCTCGGCGAGCAGACGCACCCGGGAATCGGCGGGGTGGATGCGCTCGCTGAGCCGGTCGAAGTCCAGCCGCCCGTCGTACGCGATCACGATCTCGCCGTCGATCACACAGCGTGGCGGCAGATTGTCCCGGACGGCGGTGACCAGCTCGGGGAAGTAGCGGGTGAGCGGCTTGCCGGTGCGGCTGCCGATCACCACCTCCTCGCCGTCCCGGTGCACGATCGCCCGGAAGCCGTCCCACTTGGCCTCGTACTGCATACCGGGCGGGATCCTGGACACGGACTTGGCGAGCATCGGCTTCACAGGAGGCATCACCGGCAGATCCATGGCCCGATTCTCACCCACGACCGGGCGCAAGTCTCCCGATATGCGTCATATGTGAGCCCGGCCTACCGTGACCGTCATGGGTGCAGCGGTGAAAGCAGTGGAGCTCGAAGCCGACGGGCGGGCCGTACGGCTCTCCAATCCGGACAAGGTCTACTTCCCGGAGAAGGGCTACACCAAGAGGGACGTGGCCGAGTACTTCCTGGCCGTGGGCCCCGGCATCACCCGCGCCCTGCGCGACCGGCCCACCACCCTCCAGCGCTTCGTGGACGGCGTCGACGGCGAGTTCTTCTACCAGAAACGGGCCCCGAAGAACCTCCCCGACTGGATTCCCACGGCACGGATCACCTTCCCGAGCGGCCGGCCCGCCGACGAGATCTGCCCCACCGAGCTCGCCGCCGTCATCTGGGCGGCCAACCTCGGCACCCTCACCTTCCACCCCTGGCCGGTTCGCAGCGCCGACACCGACCACCCGGACGAACTGCGCATCGACCTCGACCCGCAGCCAGGAACGGACTACGCCGACGCGGTGCGGGCCGCCCACGAACTGCGGTCCGTGCTCGACGACCACGGGCTGAGCGGCTGGCCCAAGACCTCCGGCGGCCGGGGCATCCACGTCTTCGTCCCCATCGCACCGGAGTGGACGTTCACCGAGGTCAGACGGGCCGCCATCGCCGCCGGGCGCGAACTGGAACGTCGCATGCCGGACCGGGTGACCACGGCCTGGTGGAAGGAGGAGCGCGGCGAACGGATCTTCGTCGACTTCAACCAGACCGCCCGCGACCGCACCATCGCGTCCGCCTACTCCGTACGCCCCCGCCCCTACGCCCCGGTCTCCGCCCCACTGCGCTGGGAGGAGATCGACGACGCCGAACCCCGTGACTTCGACATCAGGACCATGCCGAAGCGCTACGCCGAAGCCGGCGATGTGCACGCGGACATGGACGACCACGCCTTCCGGCTCGACGGGCTGCTGGAACTGGCGGACCGCGACGAGCGGGAACGCGGACTCGGCGACATGCCCTACCCGCCGGAGTACCCCAAGATGCCGGGCGAGCCGAAGCGGGTCCAGCCGAGCCGGGCCCGGCACGACGAGGACGCCGCGGGATGAGCGCTCCCGACCTGGAGCCCGCCGCCCCGCACGGGGCACACGGCAGACCGCTGACCCGCGCCCAGAAATGGGCCGCGTACAAGGACTCGCCGTACTTCCCCGCCACGGTCCTGGTGTTCATCCTCGCCGCCGCCGCGGGGCTCTTCGCCGGTTCCTACACCTACGCGATGGCCAACCCGACCCCGCACCGGATTCCGGCCGCCGTGGTCAGCCGGCCGGCGACGGAGGGCGGCAAGGAATTCGTCGCCGGCATGGACAAGGCGCTCGACGCCTCGCTCGACATCCATGTGTTCGCGACCCGGGCACAGGCACGCGAAGCACTGGAGAAGCAGGAGGTCTTCGCGATCATCCAGGCCGGCGACCGTGGTATGTCGCTGGATGTCGCGAGTGCCTCCGGTGCCGCCGTCGCCCAACTGCTCGCGGAGTCCGCGGTGAAGGTGGGGGCCGAGCTCGGGGAGCCGGTCGCCGTGCGGGACATCAAGCCCCTGCAACGCGGCGACCCGCGCGGTCTCGCCCTGTTCTACATCTCGCTCGCCGCCGTCATCATCGGCTTCGTCGGCGCGATCCAGCTGAGCGTGCACGCCCGCGCGCTGATCCCGCTGGAACGGATCGCCTTCACCATCGGCTACTCGCTGCTCGGCGGTTTCACCATCGCCGCGGTGGTGGACTGGTGGCTGGGCGCGGTGGATCTGCCGTTCTTCGAGTCCTGGATGATCCTGGCGTTCACGATGTTCACCTCGGGCATGGTCTTCACCATGTTCAACACCCTGATGGGGCGCTGGGCGATGATCCCGACCTGGGGCGTCATGGTGCTCCTGGGGAACCCGTCGTCCGGCGGGGCGGTCTCCTGGCCGCTCCTGCCGTCAGCGCTCGGGCACATCGGACGCTGGCTGCCGCCGGGTGCGTCCGTCAACGCCCAGCACACCGCCGTCTACTACCAGGGCCACCAGCGGATCTTTCCGTATCTGGTGCTCGGGGCCTGGGCGGTGGTCTCCTGCACGGTGTTCTGGGTGTTGCGCCACCGGCACCCGGGAGGCCGTGACCACATGCCTCAGCATGCGGCCACGGCCACCTGATCCGGTCCGGGCTACAGCTCCTTGATACGGATGTCGCGGTACGAGACCACATCCGTGGTGCTGTGGACCTGGAGTCCGATGTAACCGGAGGCGTACCGTCGGCCGTCGGTGCCCGGGTCGTCGCCGCGCGGCGGCTCGAAGACCTGACCGCCGTTGTTGTCGAACTCGTTCAGCAGGACACCGTTGCGGTAGACCGAGTAGTGCTGGTCCACCACCCGGATCTCGTAGTCGTTCCAGGTGCCCTTGGGAGTGACCCCGGCGCCGGCCAGACCGATCCGGTCGAAGCCGTAGACCGAGCCGGTCTTGTACATGTCGCCGTCCGGACGGTCGAGGATCTGCACCTCATGGCCGTACTTGATGGCGACCCACTCCGGACGCGACTCCTCCGGGTTGTCGTGGACGTTCGGGAAGCGGACGAACACACCGCTGTTGGCGTTGCCCGTGCCCGGGGCGTCGTCGCGCCACTGGAGCTTGAGCGAGAAGTCGCCGTACTGCCGCCCCGAGAACCAGAGCATGCCCATGCCGTCCACCGCGGTGGAGCTGGTGAGGGTGCCGTCCGCGTTGAGCCCGAACTTTCCGCCACCGACCTGCTGCCACTTGGCGAAGGACTCAGCCGTGCCGTCGAAGAGCTTCCTGTAGCCCTCGTCCTGGCCCGGCCTGCCGATCCCCGACTGCTTGGCCGCCCGGTAGATCTTCTTGTGCTCGCGGGCGTCGATCACACCCGCGGCGAGCAGCTTGTCCAGGACACCGTCGACGTGCTTGAGGAACAGCGCGTGCGACGACCAGTCCTTCTCGTCCTCGATCAGCTCATTGATGGTGCAGCGGTTGCCCGTGATGCGGTTGGGGACCCCGGTGTCCACCGTGCCGACGATGACGGTGAGCCGCTCGTCGAACTCCGGGCAGTTCGGCGCCGGTACGCCCCCGCTCTCCGCGACGGTGAACGACACCTGCTTCGCGACGGAGGTGTTGCCGGCCTTGTCCGTCGCCCGGTGGGCGACGGTGTGATAGCCGACGCGGTCGACGATGACGGTGGCGGTGTACGCGAGGTACGGGCCGCCGTCGAGCGAGTACTCGACCTTGTCCACGCCCGATTCGGCGTCGGTCGCGGTGACCGTCACCTTGGCGCTGGTGATGTAGGCGTTGTCGGAGTTCTTGTCGCCCTCGACCTTCGCGGAGGTCTCCGGCGGGGTCTTGTCCTGCGTCGGCGGTGCGACGACGGTGAAGTCGACCGATTTCTCGGCCGCCGCGTTGCCCGCCTTGTCGGTGGCCCGGTAGCGGACCCGGTGGGTGCCGGTCTCGTGCACCATCACGGGTGCGGTGTACGGCTGCCAGGCGCCGTCCGCCCCGATCGCGTACTCGATGGTGTTGACGCCGGACCCGGTGTCGGAGGCGGTCACGGTGACCGTCGCCATTCCGAGGTACTGCCCCTGGTCGTCCTTCTCGCCGGACACGGTCGCCGAGGTCTCCGGCGGCGTCTTGTCGTCCGTCGGCGGTGCGGCGACCGCGAAGTCGACCGACTTCTCCGCTGCCGCGTTGCCCGCCTTGTCGGTGGCGCGGTAGCGGATCGTGTGCGTACCGACCTCGGTCACCACGACCGGAGCGGTGTACGGCTGCCAGGCGCCGTCCGCCCCCACCGCGTACTCCACGGTGTCGACGCCGGAGC from Streptomyces sp. NBC_01591 includes:
- the ligD gene encoding non-homologous end-joining DNA ligase, encoding MELEADGRAVRLSNPDKVYFPEKGYTKRDVAEYFLAVGPGITRALRDRPTTLQRFVDGVDGEFFYQKRAPKNLPDWIPTARITFPSGRPADEICPTELAAVIWAANLGTLTFHPWPVRSADTDHPDELRIDLDPQPGTDYADAVRAAHELRSVLDDHGLSGWPKTSGGRGIHVFVPIAPEWTFTEVRRAAIAAGRELERRMPDRVTTAWWKEERGERIFVDFNQTARDRTIASAYSVRPRPYAPVSAPLRWEEIDDAEPRDFDIRTMPKRYAEAGDVHADMDDHAFRLDGLLELADRDERERGLGDMPYPPEYPKMPGEPKRVQPSRARHDEDAAG
- a CDS encoding ATP-dependent DNA ligase; this encodes MDLPVMPPVKPMLAKSVSRIPPGMQYEAKWDGFRAIVHRDGEEVVIGSRTGKPLTRYFPELVTAVRDNLPPRCVIDGEIVIAYDGRLDFDRLSERIHPADSRVRLLAEQTPASLIVFDILAVGDDSLLSTRQSDRRAVLEAALSDASAPVHLAPATTDPALAQEWFERYEGAGLDGVVAKPLDLPYRPDTRVMYKIKHERTADCVVAGYRFHKSGPVVGSLLLGLYDSGGVLQHVGVCAAFSMKRRAELAAELEPLRVDFAGHPWAAWSDAEAHEHARLPGTQSRWSGKKDQSWVALRPERVCEVAYDHMEGDRFRHTAQFRRWRPDRTPDSCTYAQLEEVVRYDLAEVLSAGGR
- a CDS encoding OmpL47-type beta-barrel domain-containing protein, which produces MVLGLTSTAAYGRTAPPADAAADQVLTWTAGDPIDHYLSAPKTAVAGKATIVFENSAATGNTTGMPHTLTFSVSDPEFNNDVTLNILANPGDDQGGKHTAEVTLTPGRYFYHCTMPGHEAMQGILTVTEDGGGEDTTAPGTSAKVDGDKNADGAYIGQATVTVSATDDGSGVDTVEYAVGADGAWQPYTAPVVVTEVGTHTIRYRATDKAGNAAAEKSVDFAVAAPPTDDKTPPETSATVSGEKDDQGQYLGMATVTVTASDTGSGVNTIEYAIGADGAWQPYTAPVMVHETGTHRVRYRATDKAGNAAAEKSVDFTVVAPPTQDKTPPETSAKVEGDKNSDNAYITSAKVTVTATDAESGVDKVEYSLDGGPYLAYTATVIVDRVGYHTVAHRATDKAGNTSVAKQVSFTVAESGGVPAPNCPEFDERLTVIVGTVDTGVPNRITGNRCTINELIEDEKDWSSHALFLKHVDGVLDKLLAAGVIDAREHKKIYRAAKQSGIGRPGQDEGYRKLFDGTAESFAKWQQVGGGKFGLNADGTLTSSTAVDGMGMLWFSGRQYGDFSLKLQWRDDAPGTGNANSGVFVRFPNVHDNPEESRPEWVAIKYGHEVQILDRPDGDMYKTGSVYGFDRIGLAGAGVTPKGTWNDYEIRVVDQHYSVYRNGVLLNEFDNNGGQVFEPPRGDDPGTDGRRYASGYIGLQVHSTTDVVSYRDIRIKEL
- a CDS encoding ABC transporter permease — encoded protein: MSAPDLEPAAPHGAHGRPLTRAQKWAAYKDSPYFPATVLVFILAAAAGLFAGSYTYAMANPTPHRIPAAVVSRPATEGGKEFVAGMDKALDASLDIHVFATRAQAREALEKQEVFAIIQAGDRGMSLDVASASGAAVAQLLAESAVKVGAELGEPVAVRDIKPLQRGDPRGLALFYISLAAVIIGFVGAIQLSVHARALIPLERIAFTIGYSLLGGFTIAAVVDWWLGAVDLPFFESWMILAFTMFTSGMVFTMFNTLMGRWAMIPTWGVMVLLGNPSSGGAVSWPLLPSALGHIGRWLPPGASVNAQHTAVYYQGHQRIFPYLVLGAWAVVSCTVFWVLRHRHPGGRDHMPQHAATAT
- a CDS encoding lytic transglycosylase domain-containing protein, with protein sequence MRFNGTMRRGLSGTAVAVAAMAALTASQAPGLVGHETTPKERPEADEVKWSHVPNDDSYHTELPPLQSPKPPKAGAKQSPAAARSWSEAGIPATVLAAYRKAESALGRTDPGCRLPWQLLAAVGKVESGQAGGGRVDSHGTTLTPILGPVLNGAGFANIPDTDGGAYDGDRTYDRAVGPMQFIPSTWAHWGKDGNGDGRRDPNNIYDAALAAGHYLCAGTRDLSVKADLDRAILSYNQSDTYLRTVLSWLEFYRKGIHPVADGKGTVPRSPGAGGPNKPKHPVGGPGAPDGGIIVGPQPGGSHQPSPSATPKPSGSPTGSPDPTGSPDPTDPGTGSPDPTDTGSATPDPGTSPDPSTSEPGPGCPTDSPSPDPTGTAGTTESPEPDPTTSEDPCATPSGSASAG